Proteins encoded together in one Janthinobacterium tructae window:
- a CDS encoding DUF2863 family protein produces the protein MRRPSKDSSHKLTADSQRLVTFAQAIVQAASRLEERSWEHSLDTQLQKLLKTGHQDTIDNTLGSLFKEDLNAYDVLMDCVEAVSESTLITHEDVRYDALLVAVPILAWTRFSIASGPMAGDAHGVLSAHFAAHLLADGTKMAMAPTLYSIDQLPRSHVETYVKTQKLALAALKGTAVKPSSKEAETAPFLADTRYLLVAVVAPSGAPLFRWQTPASQLDFIAERSAALEQWREQATPTIARLLPGCGLELLLPEAYYVACREADKLIRPVSVRAAVHYLTHTLAIEPSELRAVIAGFGEEAADSQVDEYRIAFTLRQAPDVIYGIVWPLYGQEDEDGTPIEGLIQVGIAALDKQKTPVDEIIEHLNAAGVTQIKRHAERFVGEYCDDCGAPLFADPVGELAHAEMPEDTPQGTEHFH, from the coding sequence ATGCGTCGTCCTTCCAAAGATTCATCCCATAAACTGACTGCCGACAGCCAGCGCCTGGTCACCTTTGCCCAGGCGATCGTACAGGCAGCCAGCCGTCTCGAAGAGCGGTCCTGGGAACACAGCCTGGATACGCAGCTCCAGAAATTACTCAAAACCGGCCACCAGGACACCATCGACAACACCCTGGGCAGCCTGTTCAAGGAAGACTTGAACGCCTACGACGTGCTGATGGACTGCGTTGAAGCCGTCAGCGAATCGACCCTCATCACGCACGAAGACGTGCGCTACGACGCTCTGCTGGTGGCCGTACCCATCCTCGCGTGGACGCGCTTTTCCATCGCTTCCGGCCCGATGGCCGGCGATGCGCACGGCGTATTGTCCGCGCATTTCGCCGCCCACCTGCTGGCCGATGGCACGAAGATGGCCATGGCGCCGACCCTGTACTCGATCGACCAGCTGCCGCGCAGCCACGTCGAGACCTATGTCAAGACGCAGAAGCTGGCACTGGCCGCGCTGAAAGGCACGGCCGTCAAGCCCTCAAGCAAAGAGGCGGAAACGGCGCCCTTCCTGGCCGACACGCGCTACCTGCTGGTGGCCGTGGTGGCCCCAAGCGGCGCACCATTGTTCCGCTGGCAGACGCCGGCCAGCCAGCTCGACTTCATCGCCGAGCGCAGTGCCGCCCTGGAACAATGGCGCGAGCAGGCGACGCCGACCATCGCCCGCCTGCTGCCCGGCTGCGGCCTGGAACTGCTGCTGCCGGAAGCGTACTACGTGGCCTGCCGCGAAGCGGACAAGCTGATACGCCCCGTCTCCGTGCGCGCCGCCGTGCACTACCTGACGCACACGCTGGCCATCGAGCCGTCGGAACTGCGCGCCGTCATCGCCGGCTTCGGCGAAGAAGCTGCCGATAGCCAGGTGGACGAGTACCGCATCGCCTTCACCCTACGCCAGGCGCCGGACGTCATCTACGGCATCGTCTGGCCACTGTATGGCCAGGAAGACGAGGATGGCACGCCGATCGAAGGCCTGATCCAGGTCGGCATCGCCGCGCTGGACAAGCAAAAGACGCCCGTCGATGAAATCATCGAGCACCTGAACGCCGCCGGCGTGACGCAGATCAAGCGCCACGCGGAACGTTTTGTCGGCGAATACTGCGACGATTGCGGCGCGCCTTTGTTTGCCGACCCCGTCGGTGAGCTGGCGCATGCGGAAATGCCGGAAGATACGCCGCAGGGTACCGAGCATTTCCATTGA
- a CDS encoding CYTH domain-containing protein, with the protein MGVEIERKFLLAGDAWRGLGQAVLLRQGYLSSARERVVRVRIEGEQAMLTIKGANVGATRGEWEYPIPLADAAELLDGLCEQPLIEKVRHRIEHAGMVWEVDEFLGANAGLVVAEIELASEDQPFEKPEWIGVEVSGDARYYNANLIRHPFSQW; encoded by the coding sequence ATGGGCGTCGAAATCGAGCGTAAATTCCTGCTTGCCGGCGATGCCTGGCGCGGCCTGGGCCAGGCGGTGCTGCTGCGCCAGGGCTATCTGTCTTCCGCGCGCGAGCGCGTGGTGCGCGTGCGCATCGAAGGCGAACAGGCGATGCTGACCATCAAGGGCGCGAACGTGGGCGCGACGCGCGGCGAGTGGGAGTATCCGATTCCGCTGGCCGACGCCGCCGAATTGCTCGACGGCCTGTGCGAACAGCCGCTGATCGAAAAAGTCCGCCACCGCATCGAGCATGCGGGCATGGTGTGGGAAGTCGACGAGTTCCTCGGCGCCAATGCCGGCCTGGTGGTGGCCGAGATCGAACTGGCCTCGGAAGACCAGCCCTTCGAGAAACCCGAGTGGATCGGAGTGGAAGTGTCGGGCGATGCGCGCTACTACAACGCGAATCTGATCCGCCACCCGTTCTCGCAGTGGTGA
- a CDS encoding M14 family metallopeptidase has translation MTIKISQNFDSGAIEVVSATSAGAIDLNLRKDSHADIHQWFHFRLQGARDQACTLRILNAGQATYPAGYEDYQAVASYDSENWFRVPTAFDGQVMTISHTPELDSVYYAYFEPYSWERHLRLLGEVAEHPLARVSDLGSTVDGRDMNMVTIGNPQAEKKIWVIARQHPGESMAEWFVEGLIDSLLDDANPIARKLLQRAVFHIVPNMNPDGSIRGNLRTNAAGANLNREWMTPSLASSPEVLCVKNKIHETGVDMFFDIHGDEALPYNFVAGNEMLENFTPAQAAHQKAFIERYKQASPDFQDKFGYAASKYKSDMLTLASKYIGHHFGCLALTLEMPFKENADLPDPSVGWNGARSAALGAAMLQPILLSLD, from the coding sequence ATGACCATTAAAATCAGCCAGAACTTCGACTCGGGCGCCATCGAGGTGGTAAGCGCCACCAGTGCCGGCGCCATCGACCTGAACTTGCGCAAGGATAGCCACGCCGACATCCATCAGTGGTTCCATTTCCGCCTGCAGGGCGCGCGGGACCAGGCATGTACGCTGCGCATCCTGAACGCGGGCCAGGCCACGTATCCGGCCGGCTATGAAGACTACCAGGCCGTGGCCAGCTACGACAGCGAAAACTGGTTCCGCGTGCCGACCGCATTCGATGGCCAGGTCATGACGATTTCGCATACGCCGGAGCTCGACAGCGTGTACTACGCCTATTTCGAACCGTATTCGTGGGAACGCCATTTGCGCTTGCTGGGTGAAGTGGCCGAGCATCCGCTGGCGCGCGTGTCCGACCTGGGCAGCACGGTCGACGGCCGCGACATGAATATGGTCACCATCGGCAACCCGCAGGCGGAAAAGAAAATCTGGGTCATCGCGCGCCAGCATCCGGGCGAATCGATGGCTGAATGGTTTGTCGAAGGCTTGATCGACTCGCTGCTCGACGACGCCAACCCGATCGCGCGCAAGCTGTTGCAGCGCGCCGTGTTCCACATCGTGCCGAACATGAATCCGGACGGTTCCATCCGCGGCAACCTGCGCACGAATGCGGCCGGCGCCAACCTGAACCGCGAATGGATGACGCCATCGCTGGCGTCCAGCCCGGAAGTGCTGTGCGTGAAAAACAAGATCCACGAAACGGGCGTCGACATGTTCTTCGACATCCACGGCGATGAAGCCTTGCCGTACAACTTCGTGGCCGGCAACGAAATGCTGGAAAACTTCACGCCGGCGCAAGCGGCGCACCAGAAAGCCTTCATCGAGCGCTACAAGCAGGCCAGCCCTGACTTCCAGGACAAGTTCGGCTACGCGGCCAGCAAGTACAAGTCGGACATGCTGACCCTGGCGTCGAAATACATCGGCCACCACTTCGGCTGCCTGGCGCTGACGCTGGAAATGCCATTCAAGGAAAACGCCGATTTGCCGGACCCTAGCGTAGGCTGGAACGGCGCGCGCAGCGCGGCCCTGGGTGCAGCCATGCTGCAGCCTATCCTGCTGTCGCTGGATTGA